In Clarias gariepinus isolate MV-2021 ecotype Netherlands chromosome 9, CGAR_prim_01v2, whole genome shotgun sequence, a single window of DNA contains:
- the cacna1sb gene encoding calcium channel, voltage-dependent, L type, alpha 1S subunit, b yields MDTGKGPALASFIMNEEELKRKQREKLKKLQATGGNPRPARSLFFFTLKNPFRKNCINIVEWKPFEIIILLTIFANCVALAVFLPMPEDDTNSTNSTLESLEYIFLIIFTLECFMKIIAYGFLFHEGAYLRNCWNILDFVIVFMGLFTLAVDTINAIAGVPTEKGGGFDMKALRAFRVLRPLRLVSGVPSLQVVMNSVLKAMLPLFHIALLVFFMVTLYAIMGLELFKCKMHKTCYYEGTDIIALRGNEAPSPCAQAGNGRRCTINGTQCRSGWPGPNWGITHFDNFGFAMLTVFQCITMESWTNVLYWVNDAIGNEWPWVYFVSMILLGSFFVLNLVLGVLSGEFSKEREKCRSRGEYQKLREREQMDEDLKGYMEWITHAEILDADQEGLGLLPLKDSGSETDSLYGKEGLSRVVYYFRLARRYNRVLRRKCTAWVKSKVFYWLVILVVLLNTLAIACEHHPQSEWMTQFEDTVNKILLSCFAIEMIMKMYAFGLRMYFMSIFNRFDCFVVTVGILEIILVSANVMTSLGISVMRCIRLLRLMKVTKYWTSLSSLVASLINSIRSIACLLLLLFLFIVIFSLLGMQVFGGKFNFPDRPLQRSNFDNFPQALISVFQVLTGEEWDSIMYNGIMAHGGPTFPGILVCIYFIILYVCGNFILLNVFLAIAVDNLGEAESLSSAQKEREEEKARKKLMRGAMSQKSDEEKALVIKSKHKAEGMPTTAKLKVDEFESNVKEVKDPFPPADFPGDDEEEEPEIPISPRPRPMADLQLKETVVPMPNASSFFIFGPENKFRKLCHRAINATPFTNFILLLILLSSISLAAEDPIDPKSFRNKILAYADIVFTTVFTIEIVLKMTVYGAFLHKGSFCRNSFNILDLIVVVVSLMSMGMESSAISVVKILRVLRVLRPLRAINRAKGLKHVVQCVFVAIKTIGNIILVTMLLNFMFSCIGVQLFKGKLYSCTDPLKLTEEECQGNYLHHVQNSLHDTEVRRREWVNSDFNFDNVLNGMLTLYTVSTFEGWPELLYRAIDSDSEDRGPIYNNRVDISVFFIIYIIIIAFFMMNIFVGFVIVTFREQGEQEYKDCELDKNQRQCVQYALKARPLRCYIPKNPVQYQFWYLVTSCYFEYLMFFLIILNTLCLGMQHCNQSDHVTKLSDTLNVIFTVLFTIEMIVKLIAFKAKGYFGDPWNVFDFLIVVGSIVDVVLSQVDAALESSGGLYCLHGCAETNPLQAIAYEENARVSITFFRLFRVLRLIKLLNRSEGIRNLLWTFIKSFQAFPHIALIIVMLFFIYAVIGMQVFGKIALVDGTEINRNNHFQTFPQAILLLFRCVTGEGWPKVMLACMSGKMCDPNSEHGSGPEAQYSCGTNFAVFYFLSFNMLCAFLIINLFVAIIMDNFDYLTRDWSILGPHHLDEFKKIWAEYDPEATGRIKHLDVVTLLRRIQPPLGFGKFCPHRSACRRLISMNMPLNSDGTVTFNATLFALVRTALKIKTEGNFEQANEELRAIIKSIWKRISMKLLDQVLPPIGDDEVTVGKFYATFLIQEYFRKFMQRQEEYYGYRPTKKKSAAEIQAGLRSIEEEAAPELHRAISGDLIAEDEMERAMAGGEEGIYRRTGGLFGTNPDPFSSEPSSPTTAQTSQRPLQFSESRPEDVESPPDSVFLPNPEFFPETPTRANMTNNNANFTDDFIFERESPFGVGARSQSIEDIRDAEDRRRTDFTVRTDITQFPYDPTYGEKESSSASDKLIQQALRNGGLETLADDPKFVAVTKKEMAEAMDISVGDMEGAAQDLLNEKGKEKIVRRKRRPIPVPPSAKPAKSNEDTTAV; encoded by the exons ATGGATACAGGCAAAGGGCCTGCCCTGGCCTCGTTCATCATGAACGAAGAGGAGCTGAAGAGGAAGCAGCGGGAGAAGCTAAAGAAACTGCAGGCCACTGGAGGAAACCCTCGGCCCGCTCGCTCCCTCTTCTTCTTCACTCTCAAAAACCCCTTTCGCAAGAACTGCATTAACATTGTGGAGTGGAA ACCCTTTGAGATCATCATTCTCCTCACTATCTTTGCTAACTGTGTGGCTCTGGCCGTGTTTCTCCCAATGCCAGAGGATGACACTAACTCTACCAACTCTACCTTG GAAAGCctggaatatatatttttgatcaTTTTCACTCTGGAGTGCTTCATGAAGATAATAGCGTATGGGTTTCTATTTCATGAAGGCGCATATTTACGGAACTGTTGGAACATATTGGACTTTGTCATCGTGTTCATGGG GCTTTTTACCCTTGCGGTTGACACCATCAATGCAATAGCTGGTGTTCCCACAGAGAAAGGAGGTGGCTTCGATATGAAGGCTCTTCGAGCGTTTCGAGTCCTGCGACCACTTCGTCTTGTCTCTGGAGTTCCCA GCTTGCAAGTGGTTATGAACTCTGTTTTGAAAGCAATGCTGCCCCTGTTCCATATCGCTCTGCTTGTCTTCTTCATGGTCACCCTTTATGCTATAATGGGTTTGGAGCTGTTTAAATGCAAGATGCACAAGACGTGCTACTACGAAGGCACAG ACATTATTGCCTTAAGGGGTAATGAAGCACCATCACCTTGTGCCCAGGCTGGAAATGGACGCCGCTGCACCATTAATGGCACACAGTGTAGGTCTGGATGGCCAGGACCCAACTGGGGGATCACCCATTTTGATAATTTTGGCTTTGCCATGCTCACAGTGTTTCAGTGTATCACAATGGAGAGTTGGACTAATGTGCTCTACTGG GTCAATGATGCTATTGGCAACGAATGGCCGTGGGTCTACTTCGTGTCCATGATTCTGCTTGGTTCTTTTTTTGTCCTCAATCTGGTTCTTGGCGTCCTCAGTGG GGAGTTTagtaaagaaagagagaaatgtaGGTCCAGAGGGGAATACCAGAAGTTACGAGAGCGAGAGCAAATGGATGAAGATCTGAAAGGTTACATGGAATGGATTACACATGCTGAAATTCTGGATGCTGATCAGGAAGGATTAG GTCTCCTTCCTCTAAAGGACAGTGGTTCAGAGACAGACAGTCTTTATGGAAAAGAGGGTTTAAGCCGTGTAGTGTATTACTt TCGCCTTGCTCGTCGCTATAATCGCGTCTTACGGAGGAAGTGTACTGCTTGGGTGAAGTCCAAGGTGTTCTACTGGCTAGTGATCCTGGTTGTGTTACTCAACACTCTTGCCATTGCCTGCGAACATCACCCCCAGTCTGAATGGATGACCCAGTTTGAAG ATACCGTCAACAAGATACTACTCTCCTGCTTCGCAATCGAGATGATCATGAAAATGTACGCTTTTGGCCTGCGAATGTATTTCATGTCGATCTTTAACCGTTTCGACTGTTTCGTTGTTACTGTGGGTATACTGGAGATCATCCTGGTCTCAGCAAATGTGATGACATCACTGGGTATCTCTGTGATGAGATGTATTCGGCTCCTACGTCTGATGAAGGTTACAAA GTACTGGACATCTCTAAGCAGCCTTGTAGCCTCTCTGATAAACTCAATCCGTTCCATCGCCTGCCTACTCCTCCTGCTCTTCCTCTTCATTGTTATCTTCTCTCTCCTGGGAATGCAAGTGTTTGGAGGGAAATTCAACTTCCCCGACAGGCCCTTGCAGCGCAGCAACTTCGACAACTTTCCCCAGGCTCTCATTAGTGTGTTTCAG GTCCTGACTGGGGAGGAGTGGGATTCCATCATGTACAATGGTATTATGGCTCATGGTGGACCAACTTTCCCAGGAATTCTCGTCTGCATCTATTTCATCATCCTGTacgtctgtggaaact TCATCCTCTTGAATGTGTTCTTGGCCATTGCTGTGGATAACCTGGGTGAAGCTGAAAGTCTTTCGTCAGCTCAAAAAGAAAGGGAGGAGGAGAAAGCTAGAAAGAAGCTCATGAG AGGAGCGATGTCACAGAAGAGTGATGAAGAAAAGGCTTTGGTGATCAAGAGCAAACATAAGGCTGAAGGAATGCCTACGACAGCAAAA CTTAAAGTGGATGAATTTGAATCAAATGTGAAGGAAGTGAAGGACCCGTTTCCTCCTGCTGATTTTCCAG GTGACGATGAGGAGGAAGAGCCTGAGATTCCTATCAGTCCAAGGCCCCGACCTATGGCTGATCTTCAGCTTAAAGAGACAGTGGTTCCTATGCCTAATGCCAGCTCCTTCTTCATCTTTGGCCCAGAGAACAA GTTCCGTAAGCTGTGCCACAGGGCTATCAACGCGACCCCCTTCACCAACTTCATCCTTCTTCTCATTCTTCTCAGCAGCATTTCTCTGGCTGCTGAAGATCCCATCGACCCCAAATCCTTTAGAAACAAG ATCTTGGCGTATGCTGATATTGTCTTCACAACAGTCTTCACCATTGAGATTGTCCTTAAG ATGACTGTATATGGTGCTTTCCTGCATAAGGGCTCCTTCTGCCGAAACTCCTTCAACATTCTGGATCTCATTGTTGTTGTGGTTTCCCTCATGTCTATGGGAATGGA GTCCAGTGCTATCTCTGTGGTGAAGATTCTCAGGGTGTTGAGAGTTCTAAGGCCACTACGGGCCATCAATAGAGCCAAAGGATTAAAG CATGTGgtccagtgtgtgtttgtggccaTCAAAACCATCGGCAATATTATTTTGGTCACCATGCTTTTAAACTTCATGTTCTCTTGCATCGGAGTCCAACTCTTCAAG GGCAAGTTATACTCTTGTACAGATCCACTGAAGTTGACTGAGGAGGAATGTCA GGGGAATTATTTGCATCATGTGCAGAACAGTCTCCATGACACCGAGGTCCGTCGGCGAGAGTGGGTCAACAGTGACTTTAACTTTGACAATGTACTCAATGGCATGCTCACACTCTACACTGTCTCCACGTTTGAAGGCTGGCCAGA GTTGCTCTATAGAGCTATAGACTCAGACTCGGAGGACAGGGGCCCGATTTATAACAACCGTGTGGACATTTCCGTCTTCTTCATcatttacatcatcatcatcgcttTCTTTATGATGAACATCTTTGTCGGCTTTGTTATCGTCACTTTCCGAGAGCAAGGAGAGCAGGAGTACAAGGATTGTGAGCTGGACAAGAACCAG CGACAATGTGTACAATATGCGTTAAAAGCTCGGCCTCTCCGCTGCTACATCCCTAAGAACCCTGTCCAGTACCAGTTCTGGTACCTGGTGACCTCGTGCTACTTTGAGTACCTCATGTTCTTCCTCATCATACTCAACACATTGTGTCTAGGAATGCAG CACTGTAATCAGTCCGACCACGTAACCAAACTGTCAGACACTCTAAATGTCATCTTCACGGTCCTTTTTACGATTGAGATGATCGTCAAACTTATTGCATTCAAAGCAAAG GGTTATTTTGGAGACCCTTGGAACGTGTTTGATTTCCTCATCGTGGTCGGGAGCATCGTAGATGTCGTCCTCAGTCAGGTTGAT GCTGCTTTGGAGTCGAGCGGTGGACTGTACTGCCTCCACGGCTGTGCT gaaacaaaCCCATTGCAGGCCATTGCT TATGAAGAAAATGCCCGAGTCTCAATCACCTTCTTCCGACTCTTCCGTGTCTTGCGTCTGATAAAGCTGCTTAACCGCTCGGAGGGCATTCGCAACCTGTTGTGGACCTTCATAAAGTCCTTCCAG GCATTCCCTCATATAGCTCTGATCATAGTAATGCTTTTCTTTATCTATGCTGTCATAGGGATGCAG GTGTTCGGTAAAATTGCCCTAGTAGACGGCACTGAGATCAACCGAAACAACCATTTCCAGACATTCCCACAAGCCATTCTGCTACTGTTTCG GTGTGTTACGGGAGAAGGCTGGCCGAAAGTCATGCTGGCCTGTATGTCTGGGAAAATGTGTGATCCAAATTCAGAGCATGGCTCAGGTCCAGAAGCGCAGTACAGCTGTGGAACTAACTTTGCCGTCTTTTATTTTCTGAGTTTCAACATGTTGTGTGCCTTTTTG attattaatttgtttgtggCTATCATTATGGACAACTTTGACTACCTGACACGTGATTGGTCAATCCTTGGTCCACACCATCTGGATGAGTTCAAGAAGATCTGGGCCGAATATGACCCTGAAGCAAC GGGGCGAATTAAACATCTGGATGTAGTAACTCTTTTACGAAGGATCCAGCCACCACTGGGATTTGGGAAATTCTGCCCTCACCGATCAGCCTGCAGG CGATTAATTTCCATGAACATGCCTTTGAACAGCGATGGAACAGTCACCTTTAATGCCACATTGTTTGCCTTAGTCCGAACAGCTTTGAAGATTAAAACTGAAG GCAACTTCGAACAGGCTAATGAAGAGCTAAGAGCCATTATTAAGAGCATCTGGAAACGGATTAGCATGAAACTCTTGGACCAGGTCCTTCCACCTATTggag ATGATGAGGTCACCGTCGGGAAGTTCTACGCCACCTTCCTGATTCAGGAGTACTTCCGTAAATTCATGCAGCGCCAGGAGGAGTACTACGGTTACCGgcctaccaaaaaaaaaagcgcagCTGAGATACAG GCGGGTCTGCGCAGCATTGAGGAGGAGGCTGCCCCTGAGCTCCACAGAGCCATCTCAGGAGACCTTATAGCTGAGGATGAGATGGAAAGAGCCATGGCAGGAGGAGAGGAGGGCATCTACAGG AGAACTGGGGGTTTGTTTGGGACCAACCCAGACCCTTTTTCATCAGAACCCAGTAGCCCTACAACTGCACAGACCAGCCAACGCCCCCTGCAGTTCTCTGAGAGTCGCCCGGAAGATGTGGAGTCTCcccctgactctgtgtttctCCCCAACCCCGAGTTCTTCCCTGAAACACCGACCAGAGCAAACATGACCAACAACAATGCCAACTTTACAGATGA TTTTATATTTGAAAGAGAGTCACCATTCGGTGTTGGTGCTAGAAGCCAATCCATTGAAGATATCA GAGATGCTGAAGACAGACGGCGGACAGATTTTACTGTAAGGACTGACATCACTCAG TTTCCTTATGATCCTACATACGGTGAAAAAGAATCTTCATCAGCAAGTGACAAACTCATCCAACAG GCACTGAGAAATGGTGGCCTGGAGACTCTGGCTGACGACCCCAAGTTTGTTGCTGTGACTAAGAAGGAGATGGCAGAGGCCATGGACATCAGTGTGGGCGACATGGAGGGAGCTGCTCAGGACCTTCTGAatgaaaagggaaaagaaaaaatagtgAGACGTAAAAGACGTCCCATTC